One Paraburkholderia aromaticivorans genomic region harbors:
- a CDS encoding DNA polymerase III subunit gamma/tau: protein MTYQVLARKWRPKDFASLVGQEHVVRALTHALDGGRLHHAYLFTGTRGVGKTTLSRIFAKALNCETGVTSTPCGVCRACREIDEGRFIDYVEMDAASNRGVDEMAALLERAVYAPVDARFKVYMIDEVHMLTNHAFNAMLKTLEEPPSHVKFILATTDPQKIPVTVLSRCLQFNLKQMPAGHIVSHLEHILGEEKVPYDAQALRLLARAADGSMRDALSLTDQAIAYSANQVNEEAVRGMLGALDQSYLIRLLDALADGDGAAVLSVADEMALRSLSFSTALQDLASLLHRVAWAQFAPSSVLDEWPEAGDLRRFAEALSAEQVQLFYQIATIGRSELGLAPDEYAGFTMTLLRMLAFEPAPTGGGGGAVGSARPTGQAGANGAKRAGAPVVAAQQGASRLPATAAATPVSGSSREVSVNAAAPIRETQSGNTAAVDKGAAVGASVQPAQQANSAIEVQAAVNSIQATPPDAAQSVAVEQSLGAEPAIAAESAPVAHEVSSALLSAVDDVAAASASPAASAAIALAPWDDAPADSAANEASVTAGPSGSETNDVPAAASLDDSAPASSLSAPAAAALARTEQAAAAAPSQEPPPAADTAPRRAGGASAALDVLRSAGLKVSSDRGRATAAATAKPATPATPKPVAPRVVVPVPTPGAPRRAPQQDAAPAAPAARASASSAPAQRNGAEQSGAAVPPWDDMPPDEYMPLTAADEGYYGLPDDSYMPVFDSGPDDVRVNSAAASTPAPVVDQRPLPPAVPLDPLGFKGDWPALAVDLPLKGISYQLAFNSELMALEGNTLKLNVPVPQYAEASQVAKLKAALADRLGQAVDVLVEVGPARRTAAAHDVALRARRQQEAEREIGADPFVQSLIREFGASIVPGSIRPITPDAGSNGAPSVH, encoded by the coding sequence ATGACCTATCAAGTTCTCGCACGCAAATGGCGGCCGAAGGATTTCGCTTCGCTCGTCGGACAGGAGCACGTGGTGCGCGCGCTCACGCACGCGCTCGACGGCGGCCGTCTGCACCATGCCTATCTGTTTACCGGCACACGCGGCGTCGGCAAAACCACGCTGTCGCGCATCTTTGCCAAGGCGCTGAATTGCGAAACCGGCGTGACCTCCACGCCGTGCGGCGTGTGCCGCGCGTGCCGCGAGATCGACGAAGGGCGCTTTATCGATTATGTCGAGATGGACGCGGCGAGTAATCGCGGCGTCGACGAAATGGCCGCGCTGCTGGAGCGCGCCGTCTACGCGCCGGTGGATGCGCGCTTCAAGGTCTATATGATCGACGAAGTGCACATGCTGACCAACCACGCCTTCAACGCCATGTTGAAGACGCTGGAAGAGCCGCCTTCGCACGTCAAGTTCATTCTCGCTACGACGGATCCGCAAAAGATTCCGGTTACGGTGCTGTCACGCTGTCTGCAGTTCAATCTGAAGCAGATGCCCGCCGGCCATATCGTGTCGCATCTCGAGCACATTCTCGGCGAAGAGAAGGTGCCGTACGACGCCCAGGCGCTGCGTCTGCTCGCACGCGCGGCGGACGGTTCGATGCGCGACGCGCTCTCGCTGACCGATCAGGCGATCGCCTATTCGGCCAATCAGGTGAATGAAGAAGCCGTGCGCGGCATGCTCGGCGCGCTCGACCAGAGCTACCTGATTCGTCTGCTCGACGCGCTCGCGGACGGCGACGGCGCCGCGGTGCTGTCGGTCGCCGACGAGATGGCGTTGCGCAGCCTGTCGTTTTCGACGGCATTGCAGGATCTGGCGAGTTTGCTGCATCGGGTCGCGTGGGCGCAGTTCGCGCCGTCGTCGGTGCTGGACGAGTGGCCCGAGGCCGGCGATCTGCGCCGCTTCGCCGAAGCGCTGAGCGCTGAGCAGGTGCAATTGTTCTATCAGATCGCGACGATCGGTCGAAGCGAACTGGGTCTCGCGCCGGACGAATACGCCGGCTTCACCATGACGCTGCTGCGCATGCTCGCGTTCGAACCGGCGCCCACGGGCGGCGGCGGTGGCGCAGTGGGTTCGGCGCGTCCGACTGGCCAGGCGGGGGCGAACGGAGCGAAACGTGCCGGCGCGCCGGTCGTGGCCGCGCAGCAGGGCGCGTCGCGTTTGCCCGCGACGGCGGCCGCGACGCCTGTGTCGGGGAGTTCGCGTGAAGTGAGCGTGAACGCTGCCGCGCCGATCCGTGAGACGCAGTCTGGCAATACTGCGGCGGTGGACAAGGGCGCTGCGGTTGGCGCATCGGTTCAGCCTGCGCAGCAAGCCAATAGCGCAATTGAAGTGCAGGCGGCTGTTAACAGTATTCAGGCTACGCCGCCGGATGCTGCTCAAAGCGTAGCCGTAGAGCAATCGCTTGGTGCAGAACCGGCAATCGCTGCCGAGTCGGCGCCGGTTGCTCACGAGGTGAGTTCAGCGCTGTTGTCGGCAGTGGACGACGTCGCAGCAGCATCCGCGTCGCCAGCAGCCTCAGCGGCCATCGCTTTGGCGCCGTGGGATGACGCGCCAGCCGACTCGGCGGCGAACGAAGCTTCCGTAACCGCTGGCCCCTCCGGTTCGGAGACGAACGACGTCCCCGCAGCCGCATCCCTTGACGACTCAGCGCCCGCGTCTTCGCTGAGCGCACCGGCAGCCGCCGCGCTTGCACGCACCGAGCAGGCCGCTGCAGCAGCACCGTCGCAGGAGCCGCCGCCCGCAGCCGATACCGCACCGCGTCGCGCAGGCGGCGCAAGCGCTGCGCTCGACGTCTTGCGCAGCGCCGGTTTGAAAGTATCGTCGGATCGTGGCCGCGCGACTGCGGCAGCGACCGCGAAACCCGCCACGCCCGCTACGCCGAAACCGGTCGCACCCCGCGTCGTCGTTCCCGTGCCGACGCCGGGCGCGCCGCGCCGTGCGCCGCAGCAGGATGCAGCACCGGCAGCACCCGCCGCTCGCGCGTCTGCATCTTCAGCGCCCGCACAGCGCAACGGCGCCGAGCAAAGCGGCGCGGCGGTGCCGCCGTGGGACGACATGCCGCCCGACGAATACATGCCGCTCACGGCTGCGGACGAAGGCTATTACGGCCTGCCGGACGACAGCTACATGCCCGTGTTCGACAGCGGCCCAGACGACGTCCGCGTGAATTCCGCCGCAGCGTCCACGCCGGCGCCGGTGGTCGATCAACGTCCGCTGCCGCCGGCCGTGCCGCTCGATCCGCTGGGTTTCAAAGGCGACTGGCCGGCCCTCGCCGTCGATCTGCCGCTCAAGGGCATTTCGTATCAGCTCGCGTTCAACAGCGAACTCATGGCGCTCGAAGGCAACACGCTCAAACTGAACGTGCCGGTGCCGCAGTACGCGGAAGCCTCGCAGGTCGCTAAACTGAAAGCCGCGCTTGCCGACAGGCTTGGGCAGGCTGTCGACGTGCTCGTCGAAGTCGGTCCGGCGCGCCGCACGGCCGCCGCGCACGACGTCGCCCTGCGCGCGCGGCGTCAGCAGGAAGCGGAGCGCGAGATCGGCGCCGATCCGTTCGTGCAGTCGCTGATCCGCGAGTTCGGCGCGAGCATCGTGCCGGGTTCGATTCGCCCGATTACTCCGGACGCCGGCTCGAACGGCGCGCCGTCGGTCCACTGA
- the recR gene encoding recombination mediator RecR: MKQPSALSALVEALRALPGVGPKSAQRMAYHLMQHDRDGAEKLGRSLLFATEHLQHCEKCNTFTEAQICEVCLDEERDPTLLCVVETPADLIMLEQTMTYRGLYFVLMGRLSPLDGIGPKEIHFDRLVRRASDGVVKEVVLATNFTNEGEATAHYLGQTLKARGLAVTRLARGVPVGGELEYVDAGTIARAMLDRRSM, translated from the coding sequence ATGAAACAACCTTCCGCCTTGTCGGCGCTCGTCGAAGCGCTGCGTGCGCTGCCCGGTGTCGGGCCGAAGTCCGCGCAACGCATGGCCTATCACCTGATGCAGCACGACCGCGACGGCGCCGAAAAACTCGGCCGCTCGCTGCTGTTTGCCACAGAGCATCTGCAGCACTGCGAGAAGTGCAACACCTTCACCGAAGCGCAGATCTGCGAGGTCTGCCTCGACGAGGAGCGCGATCCCACTTTGCTGTGCGTCGTCGAAACGCCTGCCGATCTGATCATGCTCGAGCAGACCATGACGTATCGCGGCCTCTATTTCGTGCTGATGGGGCGCCTGAGTCCGCTCGACGGCATTGGTCCGAAGGAGATTCATTTCGACCGATTGGTCCGGCGCGCATCGGATGGCGTCGTCAAGGAAGTCGTGCTCGCCACCAATTTCACCAACGAAGGCGAGGCGACCGCGCATTACCTCGGCCAGACGCTCAAGGCGCGCGGCCTGGCCGTCACGCGCCTCGCGCGCGGCGTGCCGGTGGGCGGCGAACTCGAATACGTGGACGCCGGCACGATCGCCCGCGCCATGCTCGACCGCCGCTCGATGTAG
- a CDS encoding YbaB/EbfC family nucleoid-associated protein, with the protein MMKGQLAGLMKQAQQMQENMKKMQEQLALIEVEGQSGAGLVKVTMTCKNDVRRVSIDPSLLADDKDMLEDLVAAAFNDAVRKAEATAQEKMGGMTSGLPLPPGFKLPF; encoded by the coding sequence ATGATGAAAGGCCAACTCGCCGGGCTGATGAAGCAAGCCCAGCAGATGCAGGAAAACATGAAGAAGATGCAGGAGCAACTCGCGCTGATCGAAGTCGAGGGGCAGTCGGGCGCCGGTCTCGTGAAGGTGACGATGACCTGCAAGAACGACGTGCGCCGCGTGTCGATCGACCCGAGCCTGCTCGCCGACGACAAGGACATGCTGGAAGACCTCGTCGCCGCCGCGTTCAACGACGCCGTGCGCAAAGCCGAAGCCACCGCCCAGGAAAAGATGGGCGGCATGACTTCAGGTCTGCCGCTGCCGCCGGGCTTCAAACTGCCGTTCTGA